The proteins below come from a single Ochotona princeps isolate mOchPri1 chromosome 13, mOchPri1.hap1, whole genome shotgun sequence genomic window:
- the ZNF488 gene encoding zinc finger protein 488 — protein sequence MAAAQEVALRPPLAETHGQPSESGQSQGQDRGRRSVLLEKTNHRTFQDLACAELAPQEAEGKPRVGQQVSPKALREQRQSAFVELPPLHLSCVQQRWQEDALHLTSTMSRTPGGGTVGSAWLAGGCEQRSAFRKPSKHPTDSARPSDAASIALSAGDQLLGPTHAQCWPRVTAPSQPGGEGDLWTLQTWLPRAALCNALRGTPALWLELSEALGPSASSRALLPPTLTSLGLSTQNRCAKCSLCFRLTADLVVHMRSQHKRAPAAGLDQPAKRRREEALTCPSCHEYFRERHHLSRHMMSHS from the coding sequence ATGGCTGCGGCGCAGGAAGTGGCACTTCGCCCTCCTCTGGCTGAAACCCACGGACAGCCTAGCGAATCCGGTCAGAGTCAGGGCCAGGACCGGGGTCGCAGGTCAGTGTTGTTAGAGAAGACAAACCACCGGACATTCCAGGACCTGGCCTGCGCAGAGCTGGCCCCACAGGAAGCTGAGGGCAAGCCCAGAGTGGGCCAGCAGGTGTCCCCGAAGGCACTTAGGGAACAGAGGCAGAGCGCCTTCGTGGAGCTGCCACCTCTGCACCTGAGTTGCGTCCAACAGAGATGGCAGGAGGATGCCCTGCATCTGACCTCCACCATGTCCAGGACCCCAGGGGGCGGCACTGTCGGCTCTGCCTGGCTTGCTGGAGGCTGTGAGCAAAGAAGCGCCTTCCGCAAACCAAGCAAGCACCCCACAGACAGCGCCAGGCCCTCGGATGCTGCCTCCATTGCCTTGTCTGCGGGTGACCAACTGCTGGGCCCTACGCACGCCCAGTGCTGGCCACGGGTGACTGCTCCTTCCCAGCCTGGCGGGGAGGGCGACCTGTGGACCTTGCAGACCTGGCTCCCGAGGGCTGCGCTCTGCAACGCACTGCGGGGCACGCCTGcgctgtggctggagctgagcgaggCCCTGGGGCCCTCGGCCTCCTCaagggctctcctgccacctacGCTCACTTCCCTAGGCTTGAGTACCCAGAACCGCTGTGCCAAGTGCAGCCTGTGCTTCCGCCTCACCGCCGACCTGGTAGTGCACATGCGGTCCCAGCACAAGAGGGCACCCGCTGCAGGGCTCGACCAGCCAGCCAAGAGGCGCCGGGAAGAGGCCCTCACCTGCCCCTCCTGCCATGAATATTTCCGGGAGCGTCACCACCTCTCCAGGCACATGATGTCACACAGCTAG